In Salvelinus alpinus chromosome 19, SLU_Salpinus.1, whole genome shotgun sequence, the genomic stretch accgatcacatcagatcttttcacattagACCTGTTTCAGAGCTgatttgattggtcaaaagaccaattagtgaaaaaaaagatcagaaaTGCGCTGCCCGTCTAAAATCagccatataggcctactgcttaTACTGCATGCAGACAGTGTGGCTTTTGGATGAGAGGAAGGACATTGTGGTGTGTATTGATTACTGCTTTCCAGGCTGTTGGTTCTGGAATGTTATCAGTTGCAGGAGGGAACTTCCTGAAGAATTCCACAGATATAACTCCTGCTACACTACAAACACAGGACATTTACCGCTTTGCTTCACAGAAGAATGGAAGCGTGCCAGTGGACGTGTAGCCGCGGTGCCGATAGCTTCTGATGGATGTGAACAGTGACATCAAGTTCAACCATTGTAGTGCGTTTTGAGTTCGAGCAAAATTTTACATTGACTAGAGGCAAAATTATCTAATGGCTTTATGTACATTTAAAATGAAATGTTTCAGGAAATGCTGGAATTGTAATTTATAACTCATAGTAACGATATCGTCTTTTATTTTACTGTTACATATTACCAGTGGAAAAACCATTTGTGTGCCATTCGTTTTTTTCTGTCAGATACCAAGGGGTTTCCCCGAGGGGAACATGTATTGCAGTCAGCAACCCATTTACCATGAGACTAATGACACTTGCCAGATTACCGAGAGTGCCCGAGGGTTTGACAGAAGCTATCCTGTGATTCTGGAATACACATTCTATTCACACGGGTTACTTTTTAGGAAATAAGTCTACTACCAAATATATGTTTTCTTTGCTTTATTTCTTCTTCTTACATACCAtgtgaaaatgtatttattttgtcTCAAAACAAAGGTGACAAAAACATCCCTTTGTATGACTATCTGTAAAAATGTAACGTTTTTTGAAGGCAGTATTTGAAGAGAGGTGAAGGGTGGGTAGCCCATGATTAGGGTGATTTGAGTGTCAAAATAATTTTAAAGAATGAAAACAATTGTATTGAATCTTTAGCTCCACACCACTCCTCTGTGCAGTCTTTTTCACTGTTGCTGCTGGGTTCACAAGAGTAAGGCAACAGTTTTCACAGTAACAACACCACTGATATTGAAAGTTAACACAGCAACTAATGGACACATCTGTAAACACAGGGTGACAACATTGTAGCGAGTCTGGACAGGGGATTGGCTGGGCCTCTTCTTTAGCATCATGGTAGTAAGTGAAGTTGTTTCACATCCCTCTAGAATGCTCATTCCACCACCAGTTAGATGTCCATTTCAAACTGTGCATCATCCCCttcacaaacaaaaacacatgtGTTAATTTATTTCCTACTGACCCTATATAATAGCCTATTTAAAGAGTCTGACAGGCAATACTTACATAAAGGGCAAATATTGAAACCTGTAAATTATCCAAACATTGAGCTTCCAGTAAATCTGAACATTTTATCTCATAAAATAACATTTTCCATAAAACAAATTGATTTCCTATGACTGTTTTCGGGGATGTTTTTGTTGTGTTGGCACAGTAATATCTGAGATACAAGTAAATATTTGTCCTGCCTGACTGGATCACGTTCTTACCAGCGCTCTTGTCAGCAGGTGCCGCGATGTTGTTGTTCAGTGGTTCTCCGTTATGGGCCTTTACATTGATGATGTGTTTTGAGGGTGGGCTGGTGACCCCTGGAATGTCAGGGAGAGAGTATGGGGGAGTCCTGGCCAGCGGGGAAGTGCGGCACTCCAGCAGGAACTGCCGGTCGTAGATAATTCTTGTACCTAAGGTACATACAGGTAGGGGTAGAAATGTTCAATAAATAGTGATGCAAATGTTACGGATCAAACACGAGCACAATCCCTCCATAGGACTCATCCTGTTCCGCAGTCCTATTTGGTTGAAACCTCCCTGCAGTGAAATCTCACACATCACATACTCTTTCATACTTTTCACAACAGGTGTCTGGATATTTTGGAACACTGAGAACGTGTGTGACTGTGAAGTGAAAGCCCTACataaataatgataataataaatataatacATTTATGTACTTTTCATTACAAAATCATCTCCAAGTGCATAAATCAACATACCGTCCCAATGATTTGATATGCATGTGTATGgctgaaaataaataaaactagTGGCATCAACAAATGGATCAAATGCAGGGATTGCATGAATCCTTAAAATATATATGGTGCAAAATGGTTCTGTTTGTACTGTCCTCTGCTGTTCTGTCCACAGGGTAATCAGTCACTGATATCTGCTCACCAAAGGGTGGTTCAAGGCAAGCTAGCCTACATATAAATCGGCCAGCTGCGTTCTGTGCCAGAATTTCCCACGTTACTGATGAGTGGCCTAAAAGGACAAACCTCAGCAAAAAGGCAGAGGAGTAACCCGTGGGAGCCCTCCGTGCATTACCCCTCCTGTTAACCTTGGACTAATATTAGAGCAGGAAACTGAACtcagtgcatcccaaatggcatcctattccctatatatgggccctggtcaaaggttgtgcactctatagggaattaGGGGTGGGAATTGCAAGGGACCTCAGGATATtacaatacttaggtgccgattcCTAATTTATTTCAACCATTTGATGTCTATGATGTACTAAGTGCCTTATTGAAGAGCGATGTAAAATAATCCACTGGGGCTCACACACTTGATCCCCTTTTGCTGCAGCTTTCTGCCCCACTTATTGCAGAATCATTAACCTATCGTTTTAACTTGAAAATTGTTTCTGGAGTTATCCGTAAGATCTGGAAAACGGCACAAGTCTTCCCTCTACACAAAGGTGGAGATCCTTCTGAATTGGATAACTACCGTCCAATTTCCAAGCCATCTTGCCTTGACAAAGTCCCATGCCAACTCTCAGCCTAGAACGGTTTGAACTTGTCATTCTGTTCTTAATGAGCACCCATCTGGTGTTAGACCTGGACACACCACTGTTTCAGTGGCTACAATTATCTTAGATGATGTGCTGTGTTTAGATCATAAAAGTCATTGCGCTGCCTTATTTATTGACTTGTCAAAGGCGTTTGAAATAGTTATTGAACAAATTGCAAGTTGCCTATCTAACGGTATCAAATGTAGTTTCTTCAATATTAGGAAAGGTGTGCCACATGGGTcgattttgggccctgttctcttcactatttatataaataatatttGTCTGTTAAAACCTGTAACATTCATCTCTACATGGATCATACAGTTATTTACTCCTGTGCCCTCAGTACAGCAGGCCATTCATGACCTTCAACTTTGTTGACTCAATTCAAAAATTGCTTATTGATTTTAAACTAGTGCTAAATGCTAATAAAACCAAATGTATTTTGTTCTCTCGGTCTCGTAATATTGATCGTGAGGACCTGCATATTTGCACATTAAAAGGGAGCCTAAATTGAGGAAGTTCCCCAATCAAAATACTTGGGTATTTTGATTGACAATAAGCTCTCTTAAAACACACATTGAAAAactgacaaaaaaaacagagaaaTAAGATTGGTTTCTTTTCTGGTAATAAATCCTGCCTCACTTTGGAAAGTAGGAGGAAGACTGCTTGAACAACGCTTCTCCCAGTACTTGATTATGGTGATATAGTCTACATACATGCGGCAGCCTCTGTTTTAAAACCTTTAGACTCAGTCTGTCACTTAACACTGTTTTATCACTGGGGACAATTTTCATACACATCACTGCATTTTGTATAGTTCTGTTGGCTGGGAGTCTGACTACCAGAAGGGCTCAGCATTGCCTACTTTTTGTatttaaaagggttcttcagaatCCCCAACTACCTCGGCTCACATATTAATTGGAGATCCAGCAACTTTCAGACCCGCTCTCTGGACTGTCTGGTTCTGGAGGACCCATGGGTCTCCACTGAGCTGGGGATTTGACTCGCTGGTCTCCATTGGACAGTTTAGAGCCATTTTGAAGGAGATAATATGTGATAGTTGTGTTTGTTTTGATTAATCTTGTTGTATTGAATTGTGCGTTCATGTTCACAAGGctttcgatactgtgattttattgcgattcgatgttccaaacaatttgctcaccatatgtctgatgcagagacaagagagagccatgggAAAACAAGTGtttatcagtcatggaaataaaagtgctgaaaacaaattggctccctatttggATAACAAGCTTTGAAGGGAAAATACAGtggttttggtgcaggtacagccaactagcgcaaaaaataatattgcggtattgtcaaaacgatacattgtcaaaaataatatcccaataTGTAACTGGATTTATTTTTTGCCTCatcactatagggaatagggtgccatttgggaccctcACTGGGAGTTAACCAGCTCACCATGACATCACCACATGTCAAGAAACAAATGTCACTATTATTCAGGAAATTAGTAGGAACATTTTTATCCATCATATCTTGCATGTTATTGCATATTTTACATATCATTCAATGCATTTAAAATGATAAATGCTTTGAAAGTTCTAGGAAACTTTATATGTTTCTCATTTGTTAATGGCATCTTGTGACAGAGGGTTCATGCAAAACGGCTGCTGCTGAAAGATAAGAAATTGCAACATGATCTGGCAGGTCCTGCTAGTGCGTTAACCATCTCTGAATCAGTGTTGAACGCTGCCACCAACACTTCAGCTGTTCAGCTTTCCTGGATCCTTGgaacgtccctaccctaaaccatAGCCGTTTGAAAATGTCAATTTAAATAGGGTTACATCAGTGTTGGGATGTCACAAGGATTCTGTTTAGACTTTTCCGTGTGGAAacgctttaaaaaaaacatgacagGCAACAGTGTCCTAGCCTACATATTCATCATGCAATCCATGCATTAATCATGCAACAAATATGTTCTCTGGAAGTACTTAAAATGTCAGATACTTTTACTTTGCAATGCACTCTAGTCTCTACCTGCTTGCTATACCTGCTTCACACGATATGAAAGGACTCATGTCAGTTGTTGCACAGATGTAACCACACATGCATGTGCATATAATGCATCCTATGAATACAACAAGTGGGGCGGCAGataagcctagtggttagagcgttgggccagtaaccaaaaggtggctggatcgaatcccaagctgacaaggtaaaaatcagttgTTCTGtccccgaacaaggcagttaacccactgttcccggtaggccatcattgtaaataagaatttgttcttgcctgacttgcctaggttaaaaaaataattaaaaaagttGATGTTCTCTTGGGCatttactgttttctatttttactAATGACATACAATGACCCTAAACAAAGAGCTgttcagttttagaatgggtgacTAGTCCTAAAACATCTCTCAAACTAAAACCATTGTATTTGGTGCAAAGCATTCCTTAAGTTATAGacagacctcagctgaatctgataATGAATAATGTGGCTGTTGAGCAAGATGATTAGACTAAactacttggtgttaccttagattgtaaactgtcttgGTCAAAGCATAATGGTTCAATTACAactcaatggttgtaaagatgatGGTCTGTCCATGATAAAGAGATACAAGCTCTAGTTCTATCTTATCTTTATTAttgcccagtcatatggtcagGTGCTGCAAAGAACAACCTAAGAAAGCTGCAGCtggtccagaacagagcagccAGTCTTGCTCTTCACTGTAATCAGAGCGCTACTTTCCAAAGTGAGGCAGGATTTATTACTAGAAAAGAAACCAATCTTATTTCTCTGCTTTTTTTGGTCAGTTTTTCAATGTGTTTATTGTCAATCAAAATACCCAAGTATTTTGATTGGGGAACTTGCTCAATTTAGGCTCCCTTTAATGTGCAAATGTGCAGGTCTTCGCAGTCAATATTACAAGACCGAGAGAACAAAATACATTTGGTTTTATTAGCATTTagcaatactatgcatgccagccTCTCTTGGCTATAAGTTGAGGAGAGTGACTGCAtcgcttcttgtttttataagcaGCATTAATATGAAAATTCCCCCAAAAATTTACTTACCCCActaggggtcttttcacagcccCCAGGTCCAGATCAAATTCAGGTAAAGTACTTTTTagagccatgattgcatggaactcccttccatctcagaCAGCCCAAGTGAACACCAAACATGgttttaaaaaacaaataaagtaaCACCTCTCCCCTATCTGACTTCATTACACTTGTATGTAAATGTTAACTGGTATGTATGTAGTGTTCGGTCAGCACATGATCTATTTTTAAATGTATGCAtctctgttcttgtctattattgTTCTGTATTGTTATGTTATATGTGGACCCAAGGAAGAATTGCTGtggcttttgcaacagctaatggggatcctaataaaagcCCCAAATCCTTGAACGCATGAAATGTTGCAGACGCCTGTCATAAAACAGAATATGAATTgaacctatatagtgcacacttATCTAGGAAAAAGCTTACAAGTCCATGTTGTCAATTAGGTCTAATTAGAGGTAATCATTATAGGTAATCATACCCATACCCATAAAAATCAGttgttctgcccctaaacaaggcagttaacccactgttcccggtaggctgtcattgtaaataagaatttgttcttaactgacttgcctagttaaataaaggttaaaaaaaacaatCACTCACTCTATTGTTGCCATGCTATAAACCAGGagttcaaataatcaaagcttgacgaTGAGTTTGTTATTTGAATCATCTGCCTAGGGCAGGggtcgagtttgggaaaccctgctgtaACTGTAGTTCTAACTACTacctaactagttagctaacatttGTGTAGCTAAATAATTAAGCCAAGTGACGATCTCTCATAGCTATGTTGTAGTTGTCTATAAGTTACCACTACTTCCAGTTATTAGCCGAGACAGCAAGATTCCTACTGATATCAAGTCTCACCAGCTCGTACATGATGATCGTGGTGGTGTACGAAAAGAAGAAAAGTTACACTATATACGCTATATAGTTAACAAGCTGATGCAAACAATGGCACGCTATCAGAAACAAAACAAAGTCACTGTGGAAGAAATGAGCATGTTGCAGGCTGAAGTTAATGCGTTTGTCAGTGTACAATACTGCACCGCAAACATTTTGCTAGAGAAATTTGACTGCTAGCCTTATCCTTTGTCTAGAGATTTGACAACCCATCGAGTTTGGTGTTCGGGGCACCTGCATAGCTCGAACGCATAGTAATCAGGCTAGCAATCGAATAATTTCCAGTTGAGTTACATATGGCATAACACACAAATATATATAGTTATATAAAGGCTAGCTACTGTTACCTCCAGGAGTTATGCTGAACGGAGTTCCTCCGGGAGTTGTGGAGTAGTCGTGAGGCATGTGCGCCGCGTCGTTTATAGTCACCCATCTGGTCGGAATGGACTTGCTAGTAGTGGTTTTCTGACAGCCCGAAGACATTTTCAAAACACAGGGCCGTTTTCTAATATCTACAAATTAAACAACGTAAAGATCCTGGACATTAAACTTTTGTTGTGGTTTTATCAGTTCTTTGCTTTGGTTCAATAGCAAACTAGCTACTTTTCATAAAATAATAAGTACAAATAATGTTAACTAGTCACACATTCCTACACGCAAACCTATAGCAGAGGCCAGGTTCTTTATTTATTAAAGGACTTTCGCACACGTTCCAAACTCACCCTCAGCACTCACTCATTGATATTATATCGCCCCCCACTGTTGGATGGTGTTGCTTCTTAGATACATTATATCGACAAATGTCCAAATTGGAAAATAGGGAGTGAGCCGAACTGATTTAGGCATCAATCAATTCAGTGTAATAATATGATACTGTTAAtcagtgtgtctgtgttcttGAAAATGCTAGGAACATTATAGTCATATGATGATGGATGCAATGCATGGCTTTTGAGAAAAGGTGACCTATTCAATATCCTGAGCTATTACTGACAATAATGCTCCAGGACTTTCATAATAAAACGTTCATAATAATACAACCAATTTCTCATTGCCAGATCTGCTCCCTACCATATCCTACTGTGAAAGAATACCCCAACTGTGAAAACTTTAGAGCCATTGAAAATAAACAAGCTATAGGCCTCTGGCCATCCGGTGAAATGTATTAATATTGTCCACATACATTCAACAGGTAAAATAATACTAATCTCATacaaactctcacacacacaaacacagggacATTTCATTTCTTTATTAATTTTGTAAATGATTTGAGCTGGTGTACAGGGTAAATTATCTATAGATGTTATCGGATTTCATTTGATTAAAAGGATTGTACATTTATATATGTTTTCCATATTTTACCTCTTCATAACAATAAAAAAAAGCAAACAAAACAAGTTAAAATACCCACAAGACCCCTATTTTTTCCCATGTTTCAGGCATTACCCATAACTCAACAGTCTCTTGGTAGCTATGATGCCAAAAGTACATCCATAACATTACTATAATCCTGTTGACAAGGGTGCATAGCATTCTaagtaaatatatattttcatatattatatatatattcatttatattaaaaacattttctgtGCATGTGCGCAGTTGCATTCCTAAGTATTGAGTAATATGCTATTGCGTTAATAATGTCTTCAATACATTCTAAAGGAGTATATGTGTTCTCTAGTTTTTGCAACAGTTAATCTTTTTTGCATGAACTTGGTTTTTGTCGTCACCTCCATAGTTCTTCAGTTCATGATATTTTCACTATAACTTTGAATAAGTCTAAAGTCCtatccactcctccctctcattGACTCCTCCGCTCTACCTGTCACTGTGTGGAAGGAAGCCTTAGAACTGGCTCAATCTCTTTTTGGTTTTAGGGAGCAGGGATGGAATGGGGGTGGGCGGTGTTGAGGAAAAATGCTTGCCATCTAAAAAAAACCTAGCAAATGAAGCCACCATGTATTCTTAGAGAGTTGTCTAACTAACGCTCTTCCCCCATAGATCCACATAGCCCACTGTCACCTGCTttccctgtccccccccccccccacagagggagggatagatgatAAAATGTCTCAAAGCAAAATCCTGAGCTGAAgatctgttctctttctcttgctcattCTCTTGTTCTGATTATGCATGGATGGGTATTGACTTATGAATATGTATGCATATATAAGAGTATTCAGTTTTATACAGTTTCTTTGATAAACAACAGATCCTGAGTTCCGTAGATAGACTCAAACAGCCTGACATCTAGCCTTCCTACTCAACTAACATCTACAGAGCAACACCTTACATTCATTATCTGTGGCTACAGAGGCGGATAAAGCATGGACCTGGACTGGAGATTCATTTACATGTATAGGTATTATTATTGCAGAGTGTTGATTCATATACTCGCTGGAGTGTTTGTGACACATTTTCCTTCGATATGAGAAATGTAATGTATTAGATCAGTTACGGTACAATGCCAAGATGATCTATACATCTAATATGATGTAGGATGGTATAATGTACTGAGGTAACATTACTGTGACCACGTTTTGTATGAATTAGGTTAGGGCCTGGAGAGCCTCTGTTATGTCCACCAGTAGTGTCATATCACTTTCACACCCATGCCGATTTACCTCCCTCAACCCTGC encodes the following:
- the LOC139545347 gene encoding eukaryotic translation initiation factor 4E-binding protein 2-like; protein product: MSSGCQKTTTSKSIPTRWVTINDAAHMPHDYSTTPGGTPFSITPGGTRIIYDRQFLLECRTSPLARTPPYSLPDIPGVTSPPSKHIINVKAHNGEPLNNNIAAPADKSAGDDAQFEMDI